The Streptomyces phaeolivaceus genome has a window encoding:
- a CDS encoding helix-turn-helix domain-containing protein, which yields MLHESVFRSVDLPVDARFEAWAEMLRQTHAPMDLVPIPLSTADRGHRPGADYHAHQRLIALGDVTIWPATFDPIVFRRTPRMVRQSDPETFHLSLLLQGEGAATWGRQQVAYEAQDFHVNCTSMAYEILTGTEPVTTVGVEIPRSLVALPAREAERVVGSRLSGRDGVGALLAQFLMRLAADTAPYRPADAPRLGTVVADLITTLFAHTVDTEPRLTPEAHARTLLLRVKAFVRRHLGDPDLTPTAIAAAHHISRSYLHRLFRTEGLTVAAYVRDQRLRNAYRDLTDPDPVLRATPIHAIGARWGFPRAAEFSRAFRTAYGVPPSELRRAAGAGRVPRA from the coding sequence GTGTTGCACGAGTCGGTCTTCCGGTCCGTGGACCTTCCGGTGGACGCCCGCTTCGAGGCCTGGGCGGAGATGCTGCGGCAGACACACGCGCCCATGGACCTGGTCCCCATCCCCCTGTCGACGGCCGACCGCGGCCACCGCCCCGGCGCCGACTACCACGCCCACCAACGCCTCATCGCCCTCGGCGACGTGACGATCTGGCCCGCCACCTTCGATCCGATCGTCTTCCGCCGCACCCCGAGGATGGTCCGCCAGTCCGATCCGGAGACGTTCCATCTGTCCCTCCTCCTCCAGGGCGAGGGCGCCGCCACCTGGGGCCGGCAGCAAGTCGCTTACGAGGCACAGGACTTCCATGTCAACTGCACCTCGATGGCGTACGAGATCCTCACCGGCACCGAACCGGTCACCACCGTCGGCGTCGAGATACCCCGCTCGCTCGTCGCCCTGCCCGCGCGCGAGGCGGAACGGGTGGTGGGCAGCCGGCTGTCGGGCCGGGACGGCGTCGGCGCGCTCCTCGCCCAGTTCCTGATGCGGCTGGCGGCGGACACGGCCCCGTACCGGCCCGCCGACGCACCCCGCCTCGGCACGGTCGTCGCCGACCTGATCACCACGCTCTTCGCGCACACCGTCGACACGGAGCCTCGGCTGACACCCGAGGCGCACGCGCGGACGCTGCTGCTGCGCGTCAAGGCGTTCGTACGGCGGCACCTGGGCGACCCCGACCTCACCCCGACGGCCATCGCCGCCGCGCATCACATCTCGCGCAGCTATCTGCACCGGCTCTTCCGGACGGAGGGCCTGACCGTCGCGGCGTACGTCCGCGACCAGCGGCTGCGGAACGCGTACCGCGATCTCACCGACCCCGACCCCGTGCTGCGGGCCACGCCGATCCACGCGATCGGGGCGCGCTGGGGGTTTCCGCGGGCCGCCGAGTTCAGCCGGGCGTTCCGGACGGCGTACGGGGTGCCGCCGAGCGAGCTGCGGCGGGCGGCGGGCGCGGGGCGGGTGCCGCGGGCGTGA
- a CDS encoding serine hydrolase domain-containing protein produces the protein MDVNGTVAEGFEPVRAAFERNFASLGERGAAVVVYRHGRKVVDLWAGTRDVDGDEPWQHGTAQIMRSATKGVAAAVVLMLAERGELDLDAPVGRYWPEFKAEGKSGVLVRHILGHRAGLPVLDRPLTPAEALDPRRGPAAVAAQAPAWEPGTDHGYHPLTYGWMLDELVRRVTGRGTGEWIASDIAAPLGLDADLWLGLPDAVAAAGRVGRAGRLEAAPEPTGGLRVRAKRSVTEAYDDPGSLTRRAFAAITPFPDQNDPAYRASALPATNGIATADGLARFYAALIGEVDGVRLIGPATLEAARAEESAGPDRVLVINTRFGLGYMLHGTASPLLAPTSFGHPGRGGPLGFADPESGLAFGYITNGYRKTVTADPRAQALVRALRAR, from the coding sequence GTGGACGTGAACGGTACGGTCGCCGAGGGCTTCGAACCGGTCAGGGCCGCGTTCGAACGCAACTTCGCGTCGCTGGGCGAGCGGGGCGCGGCGGTCGTGGTCTACCGGCACGGACGCAAGGTCGTCGACCTGTGGGCCGGCACCCGGGACGTGGACGGCGACGAGCCCTGGCAGCACGGCACCGCCCAGATCATGCGCTCGGCGACCAAGGGCGTCGCCGCCGCCGTGGTGCTGATGCTGGCCGAGCGCGGGGAACTGGACCTGGACGCGCCGGTGGGCCGGTACTGGCCGGAGTTCAAGGCCGAGGGCAAGAGCGGCGTGCTGGTGCGGCACATCCTCGGCCACCGGGCCGGGCTCCCGGTCCTGGACCGCCCCCTCACCCCCGCCGAGGCGCTCGACCCGCGCCGGGGCCCGGCCGCCGTCGCGGCGCAGGCCCCCGCCTGGGAGCCCGGCACCGACCACGGCTACCACCCCCTCACCTACGGCTGGATGCTCGACGAACTCGTCCGGCGCGTCACCGGCCGGGGGACCGGCGAGTGGATCGCGTCGGACATCGCCGCCCCGCTGGGCCTCGACGCGGATCTGTGGCTGGGCCTGCCGGACGCGGTCGCGGCGGCGGGCCGGGTCGGCCGCGCGGGACGCCTGGAGGCGGCCCCCGAGCCCACGGGCGGACTGCGGGTACGCGCCAAGCGCTCGGTCACCGAGGCCTACGACGACCCGGGCTCCCTCACCCGCCGCGCCTTCGCCGCGATCACCCCGTTCCCCGACCAGAACGACCCCGCGTACCGGGCGTCCGCCCTCCCCGCGACCAACGGCATCGCCACGGCGGACGGCCTGGCCCGCTTCTACGCGGCGCTCATCGGAGAGGTCGACGGCGTACGGCTGATCGGCCCGGCGACCCTGGAGGCGGCCCGCGCCGAGGAGTCCGCCGGCCCCGACCGCGTCCTCGTCATCAACACCCGCTTCGGCCTCGGCTACATGCTCCACGGCACCGCGTCCCCGCTCCTGGCACCCACCTCTTTCGGCCACCCCGGCCGAGGCGGCCCCCTCGGCTTCGCCGACCCCGAATCGGGCCTCGCCTTCGGCTACATCACGAACGGCTACCGCAAGACGGTGACAGCGGACCCGAGGGCCCAGGCACTGGTGAGGGCGCTCCGCGCCCGATAG
- a CDS encoding organic hydroperoxide resistance protein — translation MYVAEATAHGGRDGYISSQDGQIDLKVAMPPAMGGDGDGTNPEQLFAAGYSSCFHNALVLVGRRAGFDLTGSTVAAKVGIGPNKQRGYGLAVALSVSLPVIDQAVAAKLVDAAHEVCPYSNATRDNIDVTIVLG, via the coding sequence ATGTATGTCGCCGAGGCCACCGCGCACGGGGGCCGGGACGGGTACATCAGCAGCCAGGACGGCCAGATCGACCTCAAGGTCGCGATGCCGCCGGCGATGGGCGGCGACGGCGACGGCACCAACCCCGAGCAGTTGTTCGCCGCCGGGTACAGCTCCTGCTTCCACAACGCGCTGGTCCTCGTCGGCCGCCGCGCGGGCTTCGACCTCACCGGCTCCACGGTCGCCGCGAAGGTCGGCATCGGCCCCAACAAGCAGCGCGGCTACGGCCTCGCCGTCGCCCTCAGCGTCTCCCTCCCGGTCATCGACCAGGCCGTCGCCGCCAAGCTCGTCGACGCGGCCCACGAGGTCTGCCCGTACTCGAACGCGACCCGCGACAACATCGACGTCACGATCGTGCTGGGCTGA
- a CDS encoding MarR family winged helix-turn-helix transcriptional regulator translates to MDPVTNQADAQRPGSLLLDEQLCFALYAAQRAVTAAYRPLLDELGLTYPQYLVMLTLWERDETTVKELAGALRLDYGTVSPLLKRLESAGLLRRERSLRDERSVRVTLTGRGEQLRDRAAAVPTTLAAATGLHGPEVARLREELWQLTARATKAAGR, encoded by the coding sequence ATGGACCCCGTGACGAATCAAGCGGATGCGCAACGGCCTGGTTCGCTGCTCCTCGACGAGCAGCTGTGCTTCGCGCTGTACGCGGCACAGCGCGCGGTCACCGCCGCGTACCGTCCGCTGCTCGACGAACTCGGGCTCACCTACCCGCAGTACCTCGTCATGCTCACCCTCTGGGAGCGCGACGAGACCACCGTCAAGGAACTCGCCGGCGCCCTGCGGCTCGACTACGGCACGGTCTCGCCGCTGCTGAAGCGGCTGGAGTCGGCCGGGCTGCTGCGCCGGGAGCGGTCGCTGCGGGACGAGCGGTCGGTGCGGGTCACGCTCACCGGACGCGGCGAACAGCTCCGCGACCGCGCGGCGGCCGTCCCCACCACCCTCGCCGCCGCCACCGGCCTGCACGGCCCCGAGGTGGCCCGGCTGCGCGAGGAACTGTGGCAGCTGACGGCACGGGCGACGAAGGCGGCGGGCCGCTGA
- a CDS encoding energy-coupling factor ABC transporter ATP-binding protein encodes MDLVTASESPPPPSPEAGEPPPPSLEVAGLAFAYPDGHQALFGVDFTIGRGERVALLGPNGAGKTTLVLHLNGILTGGAGAVTVAGMPVGKRHMAEIRRRVGIVFQDPDDQLFMPTVREDVAFGPAAAGMAGAELEARVDRALDQVGMGEFKERPPHHLSFGQRRRVAVATVLAMEPEILVLDEPSSNLDPASRRELADILRSLDVTVLMVTHDLPYALELCPRALILSEGVIAADGPTGRLLADEDLMRAHRLELPFGFDPRSVGTGR; translated from the coding sequence ATGGACCTTGTGACCGCGTCCGAAAGCCCTCCGCCCCCGTCCCCCGAAGCCGGGGAGCCGCCGCCCCCGTCCCTGGAGGTCGCCGGGCTCGCCTTCGCCTATCCCGACGGCCATCAGGCCCTGTTCGGCGTCGACTTCACGATCGGGCGCGGTGAGCGGGTCGCGCTGCTCGGGCCCAACGGGGCCGGGAAGACCACCCTCGTCCTGCACCTCAACGGCATCCTCACCGGGGGCGCGGGCGCGGTGACCGTCGCCGGGATGCCCGTCGGCAAGCGGCACATGGCCGAGATCCGGCGGAGGGTCGGGATCGTCTTCCAGGACCCCGACGACCAGCTCTTCATGCCGACCGTGCGGGAGGACGTGGCCTTCGGGCCGGCCGCGGCGGGGATGGCGGGCGCCGAGCTGGAGGCGCGGGTGGACCGGGCCCTCGACCAGGTCGGCATGGGTGAGTTCAAGGAACGGCCGCCGCACCACCTGTCCTTCGGGCAGCGGCGCCGGGTGGCCGTCGCCACCGTCCTCGCCATGGAGCCGGAGATCCTCGTCCTGGACGAGCCCTCCTCCAACCTCGACCCCGCGTCCCGTCGTGAACTCGCGGACATCCTGCGGTCGTTGGACGTCACGGTGCTCATGGTCACGCACGATCTGCCGTACGCGCTGGAGCTGTGTCCCCGTGCGCTGATCCTCAGCGAGGGGGTCATCGCGGCGGACGGTCCGACGGGGAGGCTGCTGGCCGACGAGGACCTGATGCGGGCCCATCGCCTTGAACTGCCGTTCGGGTTCGATCCGAGGTCGGTCGGGACCGGTCGCTGA
- the cbiQ gene encoding cobalt ECF transporter T component CbiQ: protein MGSGHAHKLYRHARSPVHALPPHTKLAAVFAFVVVVVSTPREAMWAFGLYTVLLGVVAYAARVPAGFLLRRLLIEIPFVAFAVLMPFVAQGERVDVLGMSLSVEGLWGAWNVLAKGTLGVAASVLLASTTELRALLLGLQRLRLPPLLVQIASFMIRYGDVITDEMRRMRIARESRGFEARGVRHWSVLAKSAGALFIRSYERGERVHLAMISRGYTGTMPVIDEVTASRAQWSYAFALPVAALVVCLLGWTL from the coding sequence ATGGGTTCCGGCCACGCCCACAAGCTCTACCGGCACGCGCGCTCGCCCGTCCACGCCCTGCCGCCGCACACCAAACTCGCGGCCGTCTTCGCCTTCGTGGTCGTCGTGGTGTCGACGCCACGGGAGGCGATGTGGGCGTTCGGGCTGTACACCGTGCTGCTGGGCGTGGTCGCCTACGCGGCCCGGGTGCCCGCCGGGTTCCTGCTGCGGCGGCTGCTGATCGAGATCCCGTTCGTCGCGTTCGCCGTACTCATGCCGTTCGTGGCGCAGGGCGAGCGGGTGGACGTGCTCGGGATGTCGCTCAGCGTCGAGGGGCTGTGGGGCGCCTGGAACGTCCTCGCCAAGGGGACCCTGGGCGTCGCCGCGTCCGTCCTCCTCGCCTCCACCACCGAACTCCGCGCCCTGCTCCTGGGCCTTCAGCGGCTCAGGCTCCCGCCCCTGCTCGTCCAGATCGCGTCCTTCATGATCCGCTACGGGGACGTCATCACCGACGAGATGCGGCGCATGCGGATCGCCCGCGAGTCACGCGGCTTCGAGGCGCGCGGAGTTCGGCACTGGAGCGTCCTCGCCAAGTCGGCCGGGGCGCTGTTCATCCGCTCCTACGAACGGGGCGAGCGGGTCCATCTGGCCATGATCAGCCGGGGGTACACGGGGACGATGCCCGTCATCGACGAGGTCACCGCGTCCCGGGCGCAGTGGTCGTACGCGTTCGCCCTCCCGGTCGCCGCGCTCGTCGTCTGTCTGCTGGGATGGACCTTGTGA
- a CDS encoding energy-coupling factor ABC transporter permease, which yields MHVPDGFINAPVSAVAGVVAAGAVAVSLRGARRELDERTAPLAGLVAAFIFAVQMLNFPVAAGTSGHLLGGALAAILVGPCTGVLCVSVVLLMQGILFADGGLTALGVNITIMGVITSVVGYAVFRGLVTVLPRKRRSITVSAFVAALVSVPASAAAFTLVYAIGGTTQVPLGSVFTAMVGVHTLIGIGEAAITAATVGAVIAVRPDLVHGARGLTAPLKLRVNGELVDAPAAEPTPAPVAARSTRTLLLAGLGTSLLLAGVVSFYASADPDGLEKVAADKGFDAKVEDHAAADSPLADYGVEGLTDARLAGGLAGVIGVGVTVVAGTGVFWAVRKRRAGEDVSPSAVPGNVG from the coding sequence ATGCACGTCCCCGACGGATTCATCAACGCACCCGTCTCGGCGGTCGCCGGAGTCGTCGCCGCCGGCGCGGTCGCCGTCAGCCTGCGCGGCGCCCGGCGTGAGCTGGACGAGAGGACGGCGCCCCTCGCCGGGCTCGTCGCCGCCTTCATCTTCGCCGTGCAGATGCTGAACTTCCCGGTCGCGGCCGGGACCAGCGGACATCTGCTCGGCGGTGCCCTGGCCGCGATACTCGTGGGCCCCTGTACAGGGGTCCTGTGCGTGTCCGTGGTCCTGCTCATGCAGGGCATCCTCTTCGCCGACGGCGGTCTCACCGCCCTCGGCGTGAACATCACGATCATGGGCGTGATCACCTCGGTCGTCGGCTACGCCGTCTTCCGCGGGCTGGTCACCGTCCTGCCCCGCAAGCGCCGCTCGATCACCGTCTCCGCCTTCGTCGCCGCCCTGGTCTCCGTACCGGCCTCGGCCGCCGCCTTCACCCTCGTCTACGCGATCGGCGGCACCACACAGGTTCCGCTCGGTTCCGTCTTCACGGCCATGGTCGGCGTCCACACCCTCATCGGCATCGGCGAGGCCGCGATCACCGCCGCCACGGTCGGCGCCGTCATCGCCGTACGCCCGGACCTCGTGCACGGCGCCCGCGGTCTGACCGCCCCGCTGAAGCTGCGCGTCAACGGCGAACTCGTCGACGCGCCGGCCGCCGAGCCGACCCCCGCGCCCGTCGCCGCGCGCTCCACCCGCACACTCCTCCTCGCCGGGCTCGGCACCTCCCTCCTCCTCGCCGGAGTCGTCAGCTTCTACGCCTCCGCCGACCCCGACGGTCTGGAGAAGGTCGCCGCCGACAAGGGCTTCGACGCCAAGGTCGAGGACCACGCCGCCGCCGACTCCCCGCTCGCCGACTACGGCGTGGAGGGCCTCACCGACGCCCGGCTCGCGGGCGGACTCGCGGGCGTGATCGGCGTCGGCGTCACCGTCGTCGCCGGTACGGGCGTCTTCTGGGCCGTACGCAAGCGGCGGGCCGGCGAGGACGTGTCCCCCTCCGCCGTGCCCGGGAACGTCGGCTGA
- a CDS encoding SsgA family sporulation/cell division regulator, whose product MSVTVEQYARAHVVTDSPEDRDTVQVVLRYDPDTDAAAVRVRLPGPDEWTFPRELLERGLRTPTTSGPVSIWPCGRVQAVMEFHSAKGVAVLQFDTKALIRFLRRTYTAVPVAH is encoded by the coding sequence ATGTCCGTCACCGTCGAGCAGTACGCCCGAGCCCATGTCGTCACGGACTCCCCCGAGGACCGGGACACCGTGCAGGTCGTCCTCCGCTACGACCCCGACACCGACGCCGCCGCCGTACGCGTACGCCTGCCCGGCCCCGACGAGTGGACGTTCCCCCGCGAACTCCTCGAACGCGGCCTGCGTACGCCCACCACCTCCGGCCCCGTGAGCATCTGGCCCTGCGGCCGGGTCCAGGCGGTCATGGAGTTCCACTCGGCGAAGGGGGTGGCGGTGCTGCAGTTCGACACGAAGGCGCTGATCCGCTTCCTGCGGCGGACCTACACGGCCGTGCCGGTGGCGCACTGA
- a CDS encoding histidine phosphatase family protein: protein MTVHGGLAPSYALAALWAVRHGESTANAANAEAGRTGSTAPLPGRGADVPLSELGRAQAGALGAWLAGLADGDDVGGGRGGQGDGDDGPGPDLVVCSPYVRARQTWEAMAAHPAVVPPPLLVDERLRDREMGIFEMHPPAALRARSPEEAGRRALVGEWFYRPPGGEALTDVVLRVRDLVTELDRVAPGRRVLLIAHDAIAVAVRLVCAGLGAAFPDRLPPVPNASVSRRVSDDGGRLRLARWGDTSHLGVTPGR from the coding sequence ATGACAGTGCATGGGGGCCTGGCGCCGTCTTACGCGCTCGCCGCGCTGTGGGCGGTACGGCACGGGGAGAGCACCGCGAACGCCGCGAACGCCGAGGCCGGGCGCACCGGGTCGACCGCACCGCTGCCGGGCCGGGGCGCGGACGTTCCACTGTCGGAGCTCGGCCGGGCACAGGCCGGGGCGCTGGGCGCATGGCTGGCCGGGCTCGCCGACGGGGACGACGTGGGCGGCGGGCGCGGCGGGCAAGGTGACGGCGACGACGGTCCGGGGCCCGACCTGGTGGTCTGTTCGCCGTACGTACGGGCCCGGCAGACCTGGGAGGCCATGGCGGCGCACCCGGCCGTGGTCCCGCCTCCGCTCCTCGTCGACGAGCGGCTGCGGGACCGGGAGATGGGGATCTTCGAGATGCACCCGCCGGCCGCGCTTCGCGCCCGCTCGCCCGAGGAGGCGGGGCGGCGGGCCCTGGTCGGTGAGTGGTTCTACCGGCCGCCGGGTGGGGAGGCGCTGACCGATGTGGTGCTGCGGGTGCGGGACCTCGTCACCGAGTTGGACCGGGTCGCGCCCGGCCGCCGGGTGCTGCTGATCGCCCATGACGCGATCGCCGTCGCCGTGCGCCTGGTGTGCGCGGGGCTCGGCGCGGCGTTCCCGGACCGGCTGCCGCCCGTCCCCAACGCCTCGGTCTCACGCCGGGTGAGCGACGACGGGGGACGGCTGCGGCTGGCGCGGTGGGGGGACACGTCCCACCTCGGCGTCACACCGGGACGGTGA
- a CDS encoding intradiol ring-cleavage dioxygenase, with protein sequence MSTAPRNGSGGHGHGHGHDHQHDDEFDRGLSYDLPVFARRRMIRLLAGASMVPLVAACSTDDGGSADTASDSSSSGSSSSSSGTSGSDCEVIPNETAGPYPGDGSNGPNVLKESGVVRQDITKSFGSASGVAEGIPLTITLTVVDQSSGCDTPKEGAAVYLWHCDREGRYSLYSDGVTEENYLRGVQEADDKGQVTFTSIFPGCYTGRWPHIHFEVYDSLDDATAAQNIAATSQLAFPKDVCDTVYATDGYSQSVQNLGELSLETDMIFSDGYDQQLATLEGSTDKGYTATLTVPV encoded by the coding sequence ATGAGCACAGCACCCAGGAACGGCAGCGGCGGTCACGGTCACGGCCACGGTCATGACCACCAGCACGACGACGAGTTCGACAGGGGGCTGTCGTACGACCTTCCCGTGTTCGCCCGCCGCCGCATGATCAGACTGCTGGCCGGCGCGAGCATGGTCCCGCTGGTGGCGGCCTGTTCCACGGACGACGGCGGCAGCGCCGACACCGCGTCGGACTCGTCCTCCTCCGGCTCGTCCTCCTCCTCGTCCGGCACCTCCGGCTCGGACTGCGAGGTCATTCCGAACGAGACCGCGGGCCCGTACCCGGGTGACGGCTCCAACGGCCCGAACGTCCTCAAGGAGAGCGGTGTCGTCCGCCAGGACATCACCAAGAGCTTCGGCTCGGCGAGCGGCGTCGCCGAAGGCATCCCGCTGACGATCACCCTGACCGTCGTCGACCAGTCCTCCGGCTGCGACACCCCGAAGGAGGGCGCCGCCGTCTACCTGTGGCACTGCGACCGCGAGGGCCGGTACTCCCTCTACTCCGACGGCGTCACCGAGGAGAACTACCTGCGCGGCGTCCAGGAGGCCGACGACAAGGGCCAGGTCACCTTCACCTCGATCTTCCCCGGCTGCTACACCGGCCGCTGGCCGCACATCCACTTCGAGGTCTACGACAGCCTGGACGACGCCACCGCCGCCCAGAACATCGCCGCCACCTCGCAGCTCGCCTTCCCCAAGGACGTCTGCGACACCGTGTACGCGACGGACGGGTACAGCCAGAGCGTCCAGAACCTCGGTGAGCTCTCCCTGGAGACCGACATGATCTTCAGCGACGGCTACGACCAGCAGCTCGCCACCCTGGAGGGCAGCACCGACAAGGGGTACACGGCCACGCTCACCGTCCCGGTGTGA
- a CDS encoding MMPL family transporter has translation MATFLYKLGRLAFRRRHFVALIWVALLTLAGVGAASAPAAGSSSFSIPGTEAQKAFDLLDQRYPGMSADGGTARVVFKAPEGEKMADAANKATVEKTVKELGDGSEVVSVSDPFTTRAVSEDGTIAYASVTYKVPGMELKDSSTQALETAAHKAQEAGLTVELGGDALQAEPETAVVGEIIGLAIAAVVLVVTLGSLVAAGLPLLTAIIGVGIGVSVITALASTLDLGDTTSTLALMIGLAVGIDYALFIVSRYRAELAEGRAREEAVGRAVGTAGSAVVFAGLTVVIALAGLTVVNVPMLTKMGLAAAGTVVIAVLIALTMIPALLGYAGRKVRPAGEKGKGGGRLFGRGRAKETTADSTTGSTADSTTDSIATSTAGSTTASTTAVAEAAGAKPGMGTRWASFVVRRPIAVLLLGVVGLGAIALPATQLELGLPDDGSQPTSTTQRRAYDLLSEGFGPGFNGPLMVVVDAEDSKSPQEAATAVTDEIKGLDDVVTVTPATFNKAGDTAMITVIPNSKPSSTETEDLVHSIRDAGAGVTADTDAKVLVTGATAMNIDFSQKLTDALIPYLALVVGLAFLLLIVIFRSILVPLKAALGFLLSVLAALGAVVAVFQWGWLGGLIGVEETGPIMSMMPIFMVGVVFGLAMDYEVFLVTRMREAYVHGENAHQAVVTGFRYSSRVVAAAAAIMMAVFAGFIGSGESMIKMIGFGLAIAVFFDAFVVRMAIVPAVLALLGDKAWWLPKWLDRVLPNVDVEGEGLRTTDDTVRKPAEDDEGRELVRV, from the coding sequence GTGGCCACATTCCTCTACAAGCTGGGCCGACTCGCCTTCCGGCGACGACACTTCGTAGCCCTGATCTGGGTGGCTCTGCTGACGCTCGCGGGCGTCGGCGCCGCCTCCGCGCCCGCCGCGGGCTCGTCCTCCTTCTCCATCCCCGGCACCGAGGCCCAGAAGGCCTTCGACCTGCTGGACCAGCGCTACCCCGGCATGAGCGCCGACGGCGGCACCGCCCGGGTCGTCTTCAAGGCGCCCGAGGGCGAGAAGATGGCCGACGCCGCCAACAAGGCGACGGTCGAGAAGACCGTCAAGGAACTCGGCGACGGCTCCGAGGTCGTCTCCGTCAGCGACCCGTTCACCACCCGCGCGGTCAGCGAGGACGGGACGATCGCCTACGCCTCGGTCACCTACAAGGTCCCGGGCATGGAGCTGAAGGACTCCTCCACACAGGCGCTGGAGACCGCCGCGCACAAGGCGCAGGAGGCCGGGCTGACGGTCGAGCTGGGCGGTGACGCCCTCCAGGCCGAGCCCGAGACGGCGGTCGTCGGAGAGATCATCGGCCTCGCCATCGCCGCGGTCGTCCTCGTCGTCACCCTGGGCTCGCTCGTCGCGGCCGGGCTGCCGCTGCTGACGGCGATCATCGGTGTCGGTATCGGTGTCTCCGTCATCACCGCCCTCGCGAGCACGCTCGACCTCGGCGACACGACCTCCACGCTCGCGCTGATGATCGGACTCGCGGTCGGGATCGACTACGCGCTGTTCATCGTCTCCCGCTACCGGGCCGAACTGGCCGAGGGCCGCGCACGCGAGGAAGCGGTCGGCCGGGCCGTCGGCACCGCCGGTTCGGCGGTGGTCTTCGCGGGTCTCACGGTCGTCATCGCACTGGCGGGTCTCACGGTCGTCAACGTCCCGATGCTGACCAAGATGGGTCTCGCGGCGGCCGGTACGGTCGTCATCGCGGTCCTCATCGCCCTCACCATGATCCCGGCGCTGCTCGGCTACGCGGGCCGCAAGGTCCGGCCGGCCGGTGAGAAGGGCAAGGGCGGCGGCCGGCTGTTCGGCCGGGGGAGGGCGAAGGAGACCACGGCCGATTCCACCACCGGTTCCACGGCCGATTCCACCACCGATTCCATCGCCACCTCCACGGCGGGCTCCACCACCGCCTCCACCACGGCCGTCGCGGAAGCCGCCGGGGCGAAGCCCGGTATGGGTACCCGCTGGGCGAGCTTCGTCGTCCGTCGTCCGATCGCCGTGCTGCTGCTCGGCGTGGTCGGTCTGGGCGCGATCGCGCTTCCGGCCACCCAGCTCGAACTGGGCCTGCCCGACGACGGTTCGCAGCCGACGTCCACCACGCAGCGCCGGGCGTACGACCTGCTGTCCGAGGGCTTCGGGCCCGGTTTCAACGGCCCCCTGATGGTCGTCGTCGACGCCGAGGACAGCAAGTCCCCGCAGGAGGCCGCCACTGCGGTGACGGACGAGATCAAGGGTCTCGACGACGTCGTGACGGTGACCCCGGCGACGTTCAACAAGGCCGGCGACACCGCGATGATCACGGTGATCCCGAACTCCAAGCCGTCCTCGACCGAGACCGAGGACCTGGTGCACTCCATCCGTGACGCGGGTGCCGGAGTGACGGCGGACACGGACGCGAAGGTGCTGGTCACCGGCGCCACGGCGATGAACATCGACTTCTCGCAGAAGCTCACCGACGCGCTGATCCCGTATCTGGCGCTGGTGGTCGGACTCGCCTTCCTGCTGCTGATCGTGATCTTCCGGTCGATCCTGGTTCCGCTGAAGGCGGCCCTCGGCTTCCTGCTCAGCGTGCTGGCCGCGCTCGGTGCCGTGGTCGCGGTCTTCCAGTGGGGCTGGCTGGGCGGGCTCATCGGGGTCGAGGAGACCGGCCCGATCATGTCGATGATGCCGATCTTCATGGTGGGCGTGGTCTTCGGCCTGGCGATGGACTACGAGGTGTTCCTCGTGACCCGGATGCGCGAGGCGTACGTCCACGGCGAGAACGCGCACCAGGCCGTGGTGACCGGCTTCAGGTACAGCTCCCGGGTGGTCGCCGCCGCCGCGGCGATCATGATGGCCGTCTTCGCCGGGTTCATCGGCTCCGGCGAGTCGATGATCAAGATGATCGGCTTCGGTCTGGCGATCGCCGTCTTCTTCGACGCGTTCGTGGTCCGTATGGCCATCGTTCCGGCCGTCCTCGCCCTGCTGGGCGACAAGGCCTGGTGGCTGCCGAAGTGGCTCGACCGCGTCCTGCCGAACGTCGATGTCGAGGGTGAGGGCCTGCGGACGACGGACGACACCGTGAGGAAGCCGGCCGAGGACGACGAGGGCAGGGAGTTGGTCCGCGTCTGA